In Paludibaculum fermentans, the genomic stretch GGCCGCGCCAAGCCTGCCGCCCAGCTTTGTCGATGCCATCGCCGGCCGGCCTGTCTGCGTGGACGCCGGCCCCAGTGCGATGGCGGCGTGCCTCAACCAGCAGGTCATATCCACCGACTTCCAGTCAGAGACCCGCTGGAAGGCATCCGAATGGTGTCCCATGGCGCTGGCACATGGCTTGCAGGCGTGCTGGTCGATACCGATTTCCTCCACGGCGGGGAGGGTCCTGGGTTCGTTTGCGATCTACTATGACAAGCCCGGATCGCCCTTGCCTATTCATCAGCGGCTGATCGCGCAATTCACACAGATTGCGGGCATCGCCGTCGAGCGGGCCCAGAGCGACACCATACTGAAACGCAGTGAAGCACGGAAATCCGCGATTCTCGACTCAGCGCTCGATTGCATTGTGACGATCGATCACGACAGCCGCATCGTGGAGTTCAATCCGGCCGCGGAACGAACCTTCGGCCACCGCAGGGAAGAGGTTGTGGGGGAACGTCTCGCCGACGTGATTATTCCGCCGCCGTTGCGAGAGAAGCATGAGCGGGGGTTTGCACGCTACCTGAGCACCGGCGAAGCACGAGTGATCGGACGGCGTGTGGAGATGACGGCCATGCGGGCGGATGGGCGCGAGTTCCCTGCCGAGCTCGCGATTACGCGCATCCAGTCGGACGGACCGCCCTCCTTCACGGGTTATTTGCGGGACATAACGGAGCGCAAGAAGGCGGAGGAAGAGTTGAGGCGGAGTGAGGCGTTTCTGGTACAGGGCCAACATCTCAGCCGGACGGGCAGCTTCTCGTGGCGTGTGGCCACGGGGGAGATTACGTGGTCGGACCAGTTGTATCGCATGTTCGAGTTCGACAAGGGGATACCGGTGACGCTGGAACTGATCGGTACGCGGGTCCATCCCGAAGACCTGCCGCTGATGAGCAACATGATTGAGAGGGCTCTGGCCGCCGTCGCGGGCTTTCAATATGAACATCGCCTGCTGATGCCCGACAATTCCATCAAGCACCTGCATATGGTCGCCCATGGAACAAGAGACAAGGATGGCCGCCTGGAGTATATCGGCGCGGTGCAGGATGTGACGGAGCGGAGAAGTTCAGAAGAGGCGCTCAGCAAAGCCCGAGCAGAACTGACGCATGTCGCCAGGGTCACGAGCCTGGGGACTCTGACCGCGTCGATCGCTCATGAAGTCAACCAGCCGCTGTCGGGCATCGTCACGAATGCCAGCACCTGCCTGCGAATGCTGGCCGCGGAGCCACCCAATGTCGAAGGCGCACTCGAGACCGCGCGGCGTACGATTCGCGATGCAAATCGCGCGTCGGACGTGATCACCCGATTGCGCGCGCTGTTCTCCAAGAAAGATGCCGCAACCGAACTGGTGGACCTGAATGAGGCTGCACGGGAGGTGATTGCGCTTTCGGTGCACAAGCTTCGAAGGGACCGGGTGATTCTGCAGCCTGAGTTGGCCGACGGGCTACCCCAAGTCCTGGGAGACCGGGTCCAACTACAGCAGGTGATCCTGAACCTGCTCATGAACGCCTCCGACGCGATGAATGGCATCGACGATCGCGCCAGGCGGCTGATCATCCGAACTGAGCGGGAGGGCCGCCAGTGCGCGCGGCTCACCGTCCAAGATGTGGGCGTGGGATTTGAACCGCAGGTGGCGGAGAAACTCTTCGAGGCGTTCTATACGACGAAGGGCGATGGGATGGGGATCGGACTCTCCGTCAGCCGGTCGATTATCGAGAGACATCTTGGCCGTATCTGGGCAGCACCGAATGAAGGCCCCGGGGCGACGTTCGCGTTCTCTCTCCCGATTGCAGAGGAGAGTGGCGGGAGTGAGATCACGAATCGTGTCTAGCAAGCGAGGGAGAGACGATGGCAATGAGATCCCTGGTGTCGGTGGTTGACGACGACGAGTCGGTGCGTGAGTCGCTGCCCGACCTGTTGAGAGAGTTCGGTTTTGCAGCGAAGACGTTCTCGTCAGCGGAAGAGTTCCTCGCGTCTGATAGCGTTGGCGCGACTGGCTGCCTGATCCTCGATGTGGGCATGCCGGGCATGTCTGGGCCGGAGCTGCAAAGAGAATTGCAGCTGCAAAAGAAGCAGATTCCGATTGTCTTCATCACGGCTCATGGCGATGAAACCGTACGGCCCCGCCTGATCGCACAGGGCGCTGTGGAGTGTTTGATCAAACCCTTCAGTGATACTGCGCTGTTCGCGGCCCTCAAGACCGCCTTTCAGATGAAGGGAGCAACCCGCCCCGAAGTGGACCGCGATGCAGGAAGATAGAATGAGCCAAGCGATCTCACCGGGCAGAGACTTGAGGGCGCCTCACATGCCAAGCACCACTCCGATTGTGTTTGTAGTAGACGACGATGTCTCTGTGCGTGAGTCCCTGGAATTGCTCATCCGCCATGCAGGCTGGCAACCTGAGATCTTTGGGTCCGCACAGGAATTCCTGGCCCAACCACGGCTGGCGGTTCCGAGCTGCCTTGTGCTCGATGTCAGCCTGCCTGACCTGAATGGGCTGGAGCTGCAAAAGCGCGTGGCCGCCGATCGGATGGACATGCCGATTATCTTCATCACGGGCTACGGCGATGTGCCCATGACGGTGCAGGCCATGAAGGCCGGCGCCGTCGAATTCCTGATGAAGCCCTTCAGCGCCGAAGTGCTGCTGGGCGCCATTCAGAATGCGATTGAGTACAGCCGGACCGCACTGGGGCATGAGGCGGAGCTGCGCGCACTACGGGACCGGTATGAATCGCTGAGCCGCCGGGAACGTGAGGTCCTGACCCTGGTGGTTTCCGGTCTGTTGAACAAACAGATCGGAGGTGAACTCGGCATCAGCGAGATCACGGTCAAGGCGCATCGGGGCAGCGTCATGCGGAAGATGAACGCCGATTCGCTGGCCGACCTGGTCAAGATGGCGGGGAAACTCCAGCTGGCCTCCGACCACGCCGGCTGACAGGGTACGCGCCGGTCAGGCCTCCAACTTCCAGGGCTTGCGGTATTCGCGTTGCAGCAGCGGACGCGCCGACTCCTGCTGGACGGTGTGGCGCTCTTCATCCCAATCCAAACGCATGCGGGCGCGCAAGGACAGATTCCCGAGAATCGATGTGATGGAAGAGCGGACGCAGGTCTCGATGTCGCTGTTGGGCCGCTGCCTGGTCCTCACGCAATCCAGGAAGTTCGCCCAGTGCAGGGGATGTGGATCGGCCACTCTCTTCATCTCGAATGGGGCAAGATCCGAGCCCTTCTCCGGCGTAACCCGCAGCACCGTGCGGTCGACATAGACCGTGCCGCGCGTGCCGTGAAAAGTCGCGCCCATCAGGCGGTTGCCGGTGAGTTCGGTGTTGTTGGAGCGGTGCTCCCAGGAGCCCAGGAAGCCGGGGTATTCAAAGGTCGCCTGCATGGTGTCCGGCGTCTCCGTATCGTCCTGGAACCAGTATTTGCCACCCAGTGCGACAACAGCCCGCGGCATGGGATCGCCAAACGCCATCTGTACGATGTCGAGCATGTGAATGCCGGAATCAGTGAGCTGGCCGCCGGCGTAATCCCAGAAGAAACGGAAGTAGGAGTAGGCGTTCGGATAGATGCCGAAGCGATTTGGGTTGAAGCGGCGTGCCGGGGCGGGGCCAAGCCACAGATCCCAATCCAGGCCGGCGGGCGGCTCCTTGTCGACCGGGTTGCCGATGCCGGCAGCGGGCTGATTGCTGTAGATCCAAGACTTGGCCATACTGACCTTGCCCAGTTCTCCGCTGCGCACGATTTCGCATGCCTTCTGGAAGTGGGCGCCAGAGCGCTGCCAGGTTCCGGCCTGCACGACGCGCTTGTACTTCCGGGCAGCCTCCACCATGACGGCCCCTTCCGAGGCCGCGACGCAGGCCGGCTTCTCGACATAGACGTCTTTGCCCGCCTTGCACGCCTCGACACAGATATACGGGTGCCAGTGGTCCGGGGTAGCGATGCAGATGGCATCGATCGAGCGATCGGCCAGTATTTCGCGGAAGTCGCGAACCTCTTTCGGCTGGTGTCCCGCCCGCCGGGCGAGGGCGGAGGCGCGCTCCAGGTTCGGCTGGTAGACGTCGCAGACCGCGCTGACGGCCACGCCGGGCTGCTTCATGGCTGCTCCGAGATTCTCAGAGCCCATCACGCCGGTGCCGATAAAAGCCAGGGAAATACGATCGTTCGCCGCGAAGAGGGGCGCGGCCAGAGCGGCGGCGCTCATCGACGCAGCTTTGCGCAGCAATGTGCGCCGGGGCCATTGTGTGTCTTGAACCGGTTGATCTGGCATGGAAGGTACTCTCTCTCGGCGTCCAAGGGCAGCTTGAACAGCTTATTTCGTCAGCGTTCGGTCAGTACGGGCATTCCGAATTCAGTGGACTGCTGCCCGCCGTTCTCGAACAGCCGGGCTATGTGCTCGTAGGCCTGCCTTCGCGCGGCGACGATTGTGCCCAGCAATACCGCCTCGTCGCCGATGGTGGAAATCTCGATTCGCGTTTCCCACGGCACCAGCCGCTCAACGGCCGCCCTCAGTTCCTGCTCCAACGCGCCGAGCAAGGCGCTCTGCAGGACCACCATGGCCGGGTCGTTCACAACGATCAGATTCGCGATGGCAATTCCGAGGTGGGTCGCAATGTAGTCAAAGAGATCGCGTTCCGGACCTGTCTTGTTGCGCGCGGTATGGAGGAATTCCAGGGCCGTCTGCGCGGTACTGCCGGCGTCCTGCGCCGCGGCCAGAATGCGGTCAGCGCCCACGATCGATTCCAGATAGCCGCGGACACTCCAGTCGGTGCTCGTGTTCTTGTGGTCCAGCAGCATGTGGGCGACTTCGCCCGCTGCCCAGTGACTGCCCAGCATCAACTGGCCACGGTTGATCACGGCCGCGCCGAGCCCGGTCTCCAGCTTGACCAGCACGACGTCCTGCTCGCCGCGCGCGGCCCCAAACTGCACCTCGCCCAGCGCCGCCATCCGGACGTCGTTGTCGACGAACACAGTGGTGCCGAACGCCGCTTCCAACTCTTCGCGGATCGCCACATTCTGCCAGTTAAAAACGTTGCCGGCTTGCAAGACGATGCCCCGGACCACGTCCACGCGGCCGGGCGCGGCCACACTGATCACCCGCTGGTCAGCCGAGCAGGGATGGCCGGACATCAATTGTTCCAGTCCGTATTTGGCGAGGGAAATGACATTGGCCGCCCTGCGATCGTTGCCGATGGACAGCGCCAGCCGGGCGAGTATGTTTCCTTCCAGGTCGGCCGCGGCCAGCCGCACATGCCAAGCTGCAATTTCGACGGCGAAAAGCCGGCCAGCATTGGCATTGAAAGTCAGCATCGTGGGCTTTTTACCGCCCTTTGATCCTGATTCTCCCCGGCCCAACTCGACCACCCAGCCCCGCTGCATCAACGTTTCGACCTGACTGGACACTGTCGGTTTGCTCAAATTGCTCAGCTTAGCCAAGCTTGCGCGGGAAACCGGCCCGTGCTCCCTGATCAGATTCAGCAGCCCGATGCCATTGATGCTGCGCATCAGCGGCGCGCTCAGGTTCTGAGAGATGAGATGTTCGTGCGGAAGACGCATTTACCTGTTGCCTCTGATCCTTTTCTGCTTCGTCCGGAAGTGCCCCGAAGCAGGACCGGAACCGGCCGCCCCACGGCACACACCCAGGGCTGCGGGTGGCCCAAGGCATGCGCCGCGGGCCACCCCTAAATTCAATCAGAGCCGGGGATCAGAACTCCAGTTTCGCCTGGAATTGCACGAGCCTCGCGCTGCCGAGGCCGCTGGTCACGACACCGGAGGTGAGATTCGGCAGGTTGAAGTTCTTGTGATTGAGGAGATTGAAGATCTGGCCCTCAAGCCGGAACTTCACCTGCTCAGTGATCTGCGTGACCTTGTAGAACGAGGCGTCGATATTGTTGAAGCCCGGTCCGGTCATGTAGTTGCGGGGCACGTTGTTCAGGAAGTCGCTATCCAGGGACGTCCGCCGGATCCAGCTCTGGCCGTTGCAGACTTCGCCGATGTCGGCGCGGCAGACACTGGGATCGAACCACTTGGCACCCTGGCGCTGGTCGGCGGGCAGGATGGCTGTCTTACCCGGCGCCAGATAGGTGTTGGACCCGCGGGCGCTGTAGTAAGGCGAGAAGAACAGGCCGCTACGCCAGTAGTAGAAGGCCCCGGCGTTCCAGCCGCTGACCAACCGGCTGACAAGCCCGTTGGCGTGGCCAAGCAGCGCTTTGCCACGGCCGAAAGGCAGCTCGTAATTCGCATTGAAGCTGATGTTGTGCGTCGGCAGGCCGCCGTCATGGCCATAGATGAGGCGAAGCCGCTGGTCTGATGAGGCGTTGTTCGTCAGGGCCGCGGGCAGCATTTCCAGAGCGCTGAAGCTGCTATTGGCTCCTTCGGAAGTCGTCAGGGTCTTCTGGAAGGTGTAGAAGCCCTGGAAGACGAACCCATTCGAGAAGTTGCGTTTGACCTCGGTCTGCAACTGATGCGAGTTGGAGTAGCCGTTGGTGCGAATGAGGTCCATCGTGCTCGTGCTGGACGTGTTGTAGTCGGGGTAAGCGCGGCGTTGCGCCACGCTGGCTCCGGGTGCGAGAGCTCGAGGAACCAGGGCGTTGATGGGATCGAACTGGACCAGGTTGCCGCCGTGGGTGCCGACATACGAGGCGCGGGAGCCGAAGCGGCCCGGCAGTTCGCGTTCAATGGTGAAGTTCCACTCATGCGCCAACTGGGTCTTGAAGTCGCTATCCCAGGGGGAGATGTTCCAACCGCCGCACTGGCAGACGGAGAGCGCACTGGGCTTCAGGAAGTCCTGCCCAAGCGTGCGCGAACCCAACGCCTGGTTGGCATAGTTGCTGGGGCCGACAGGCCAGGTCATCTCGGGGGGCACGATGCCGTAGCCGCCCGGGAAGTTGTTGTCCACGACGCTCTGGGCGCCGTAGGAGAAGGGAGCGTTCTTACGAGTCTGCTGGTGATATTGAACGAGGGGCATCACCCAGTAGTAGAGGCCGTAGGCTCCGCGCAGCACCGTTTTGGGTGTGAGCTGGTAGGCCGCCCCGACGCGAGGCGCCAGATTGCCCTTCTGCATTTTCCACAGACTGGAGGGCAGACCGGCGGAACTGGCCGATTGGAACTTCATGCCCGCAGCCGTATAGGCAGCCACCACATTGGCGGGGAAGCCCTGGCTGGTGATGTCACCATTACCTGCGAAGACGACAGTGGGACTGCCGGCGGCGCGCAGATTCAGGGTCGTTGCCTGGTTCCGCTTGTCCTGGAACGGCGACCAGATCTCGTAGCGCAACCCCATGTTGATGGTGAGTTTCCGGCTCACCTTCCAGTTGTCCTGCGCGTACACCGCGAAGTCGTTCTGGCGCGTGTAGAACCGCGGATAGGTATTCAGGCCGGCGTAGTCGGTGTAGCCCATCAGCATGTCGGCGAGACCCGCGCCGGTGTTGGCGAGGGGCGCCGAACTGTCAATTCCGTTGCCAATGGTGGCGGGATCCATCAGGGCCGTGAAGCCGCCGGAGAACGAGTAGTCACCGCCGGGCTGACCCGTCTCAAAAGTGTTGACGATGTTGCGCTGGAAGATAAATCCAAACTTCATCTCATGCTTGGAGCGGTTCCAAGAGAAGTTGTCCGCGACCGTGAAGGTCAGGCCGGGCGCATCCTGCGGATTGTCGCGATCGATGCCGTCGAAGTAGTTCGTCAGCCACGAGGAGTTGTAGTCGACGAAGTAGATTCCCGGCCAGGCGATGGTGCCCGGATATGTGGGCAGGCCCAAGGTCTGGGTAA encodes the following:
- a CDS encoding PAS domain S-box protein — translated: MEKDLSWVIDALPEMVWTARPDGSIEHLNQHWCTYTGLSRDAGRGQGWQAVVHPSDLPAVSDALRIALEEGEPYRIENRLRGADGSYHWFLATGSPIRDNVGKLTGWCVLQSNIDHPKRVEALLAGEKRALEMIATGESLYATLATLCLLMEELCPACSCCSTLLLDPETNRLWHAASPNVPSAYTAAIDGFALGPNASSCGTAAYYGRQVVASDIAVDPRWTEFRDVALENGLRACWSTPIFSQQGGVLGTFALFSAQPGLPTAADQEVIAQLTHLASVAIERERAQMSLMRALDELRGSSGRLAATIDAIPGFVWSAAPDGSVDFLNKQWCDYTGVSLEGGCGWDWQATIHPDDAAQVPAQWRSVLESGQSGEFEVRLRRFDGTFRWFLIRAVPLRDEAGDIVKWYGLNTDIEDRRQAEAVLAGEKRLLEMVAGGHALSEVLEALCLLVEDTASGCYCSVFLVEPDGMRLGHGAAPSLPPSFVDAIAGRPVCVDAGPSAMAACLNQQVISTDFQSETRWKASEWCPMALAHGLQACWSIPISSTAGRVLGSFAIYYDKPGSPLPIHQRLIAQFTQIAGIAVERAQSDTILKRSEARKSAILDSALDCIVTIDHDSRIVEFNPAAERTFGHRREEVVGERLADVIIPPPLREKHERGFARYLSTGEARVIGRRVEMTAMRADGREFPAELAITRIQSDGPPSFTGYLRDITERKKAEEELRRSEAFLVQGQHLSRTGSFSWRVATGEITWSDQLYRMFEFDKGIPVTLELIGTRVHPEDLPLMSNMIERALAAVAGFQYEHRLLMPDNSIKHLHMVAHGTRDKDGRLEYIGAVQDVTERRSSEEALSKARAELTHVARVTSLGTLTASIAHEVNQPLSGIVTNASTCLRMLAAEPPNVEGALETARRTIRDANRASDVITRLRALFSKKDAATELVDLNEAAREVIALSVHKLRRDRVILQPELADGLPQVLGDRVQLQQVILNLLMNASDAMNGIDDRARRLIIRTEREGRQCARLTVQDVGVGFEPQVAEKLFEAFYTTKGDGMGIGLSVSRSIIERHLGRIWAAPNEGPGATFAFSLPIAEESGGSEITNRV
- a CDS encoding response regulator transcription factor; amino-acid sequence: MAMRSLVSVVDDDESVRESLPDLLREFGFAAKTFSSAEEFLASDSVGATGCLILDVGMPGMSGPELQRELQLQKKQIPIVFITAHGDETVRPRLIAQGAVECLIKPFSDTALFAALKTAFQMKGATRPEVDRDAGR
- a CDS encoding response regulator transcription factor encodes the protein MPSTTPIVFVVDDDVSVRESLELLIRHAGWQPEIFGSAQEFLAQPRLAVPSCLVLDVSLPDLNGLELQKRVAADRMDMPIIFITGYGDVPMTVQAMKAGAVEFLMKPFSAEVLLGAIQNAIEYSRTALGHEAELRALRDRYESLSRREREVLTLVVSGLLNKQIGGELGISEITVKAHRGSVMRKMNADSLADLVKMAGKLQLASDHAG
- a CDS encoding Gfo/Idh/MocA family protein codes for the protein MSAAALAAPLFAANDRISLAFIGTGVMGSENLGAAMKQPGVAVSAVCDVYQPNLERASALARRAGHQPKEVRDFREILADRSIDAICIATPDHWHPYICVEACKAGKDVYVEKPACVAASEGAVMVEAARKYKRVVQAGTWQRSGAHFQKACEIVRSGELGKVSMAKSWIYSNQPAAGIGNPVDKEPPAGLDWDLWLGPAPARRFNPNRFGIYPNAYSYFRFFWDYAGGQLTDSGIHMLDIVQMAFGDPMPRAVVALGGKYWFQDDTETPDTMQATFEYPGFLGSWEHRSNNTELTGNRLMGATFHGTRGTVYVDRTVLRVTPEKGSDLAPFEMKRVADPHPLHWANFLDCVRTRQRPNSDIETCVRSSITSILGNLSLRARMRLDWDEERHTVQQESARPLLQREYRKPWKLEA
- a CDS encoding ROK family transcriptional regulator, whose product is MRLPHEHLISQNLSAPLMRSINGIGLLNLIREHGPVSRASLAKLSNLSKPTVSSQVETLMQRGWVVELGRGESGSKGGKKPTMLTFNANAGRLFAVEIAAWHVRLAAADLEGNILARLALSIGNDRRAANVISLAKYGLEQLMSGHPCSADQRVISVAAPGRVDVVRGIVLQAGNVFNWQNVAIREELEAAFGTTVFVDNDVRMAALGEVQFGAARGEQDVVLVKLETGLGAAVINRGQLMLGSHWAAGEVAHMLLDHKNTSTDWSVRGYLESIVGADRILAAAQDAGSTAQTALEFLHTARNKTGPERDLFDYIATHLGIAIANLIVVNDPAMVVLQSALLGALEQELRAAVERLVPWETRIEISTIGDEAVLLGTIVAARRQAYEHIARLFENGGQQSTEFGMPVLTER
- a CDS encoding TonB-dependent receptor — protein: MREKMLRSFAVLLCMAFLNPSYAQLFNATIKGTVVDAQGGVLPKADVEVSNAATGERRKAQVSPVGVYIFSALPPGNYAVKVSAVGFADWNGQLTLRVAQEAVVDVMMQTATVQTTVEVADVTPVISPETSSLADVKEASRIETLPLQTRSFLGILNFTPGVVANSFAGQGQGFTRVNGIPGGSIDFLVDGATASERYTNELQRLPQSLPTIQEIRVNTANTNAEYSRPGVVEVVTKSGSNSFHGQIFELNQNNHLAANSFHQKSVSFLTRNEYGFNLGGPVLLPKLYNGRNKTFFFFDYEQIRQRSAASQNFYTVPEAPWKAGDFSTFKDGTGVPITIYDPLSTARNPTTGSYTRTPYTGNKLPASAMNPIGQKIASYLPDPNIATKWYDGPNWQDPNGKLADDRSMLTAKVDQLIGNNRFSGRYTYTDQNQVAPRYFLNPNVRAYGGHNASLAYTQLLNPAMVNEIRGGLQRFHAYRGPVPITPAVTQTLGLPTYPGTIAWPGIYFVDYNSSWLTNYFDGIDRDNPQDAPGLTFTVADNFSWNRSKHEMKFGFIFQRNIVNTFETGQPGGDYSFSGGFTALMDPATIGNGIDSSAPLANTGAGLADMLMGYTDYAGLNTYPRFYTRQNDFAVYAQDNWKVSRKLTINMGLRYEIWSPFQDKRNQATTLNLRAAGSPTVVFAGNGDITSQGFPANVVAAYTAAGMKFQSASSAGLPSSLWKMQKGNLAPRVGAAYQLTPKTVLRGAYGLYYWVMPLVQYHQQTRKNAPFSYGAQSVVDNNFPGGYGIVPPEMTWPVGPSNYANQALGSRTLGQDFLKPSALSVCQCGGWNISPWDSDFKTQLAHEWNFTIERELPGRFGSRASYVGTHGGNLVQFDPINALVPRALAPGASVAQRRAYPDYNTSSTSTMDLIRTNGYSNSHQLQTEVKRNFSNGFVFQGFYTFQKTLTTSEGANSSFSALEMLPAALTNNASSDQRLRLIYGHDGGLPTHNISFNANYELPFGRGKALLGHANGLVSRLVSGWNAGAFYYWRSGLFFSPYYSARGSNTYLAPGKTAILPADQRQGAKWFDPSVCRADIGEVCNGQSWIRRTSLDSDFLNNVPRNYMTGPGFNNIDASFYKVTQITEQVKFRLEGQIFNLLNHKNFNLPNLTSGVVTSGLGSARLVQFQAKLEF